One Candidatus Korarchaeum sp. DNA segment encodes these proteins:
- a CDS encoding VapB-type antitoxin: MSGTTVRVSRSTIRMLESMRRKLNVSTLDETIRLLIIQQRRRKLEEVFGIDRGRIRPFSEVDRGEDSA, encoded by the coding sequence ATGAGCGGGACCACTGTGAGGGTTTCGAGGAGCACGATCAGGATGCTCGAAAGCATGCGTAGGAAGCTGAACGTGTCCACGCTTGACGAGACCATACGCCTATTGATCATCCAACAACGTAGGCGGAAACTCGAGGAGGTCTTCGGTATCGACAGGGGGAGGATAAGGCCGTTCTCGGAGGTGGATAGGGGTGAGGATAGTGCTTGA
- a CDS encoding GDP-mannose 4,6-dehydratase has protein sequence MPTVIVTGGAGFIGSHTVDELLKIPDVDLIVLDNFHSGSPGNLRSSNRVRVLNSDIRSLDPPELSGDLLGIVHLAAIVSLDEAYLNPKLTLETNVIGTLNALEMARKLDSAKFVYASSVAVYGEPVKLPIDESHPTNPSNLYGLSKLMGEQVAMRYMEDHGIKVVSLRYFNVYGPRMRSGPYSGVIHRFITALLRGDAVRIFGDGRQTRDFVYVEDVARANVMALLSGAKGVFNIGTGVEVSIGELLDLLCETIGVKARDVKYEAPRKGDIRRSRASYKAAKESLGWEPRVSLREGLERTVKWYIGLR, from the coding sequence ATGCCGACTGTGATAGTGACCGGAGGTGCTGGCTTCATAGGGAGCCACACCGTTGACGAGCTACTGAAGATCCCCGATGTGGATCTGATCGTATTGGATAACTTCCACAGCGGATCCCCCGGGAACCTGAGGAGCTCGAACAGGGTGAGGGTGCTTAATTCGGACATCAGATCGCTGGATCCTCCGGAGCTCTCGGGGGATTTGCTGGGGATAGTGCACCTGGCAGCCATAGTTAGCTTGGATGAAGCCTATTTAAACCCTAAGCTCACTCTGGAGACGAACGTAATCGGTACCCTGAACGCTCTAGAGATGGCGAGGAAGTTAGATTCTGCTAAGTTCGTTTACGCTTCTAGTGTCGCTGTCTACGGTGAGCCCGTGAAACTGCCGATCGACGAGAGTCATCCGACGAACCCCTCCAACCTCTACGGTTTGAGCAAGCTGATGGGGGAGCAGGTGGCGATGAGGTACATGGAGGATCACGGTATCAAGGTGGTCTCGCTGAGGTACTTCAACGTCTATGGCCCCAGGATGAGGAGCGGTCCTTACTCTGGGGTGATCCATAGGTTCATAACCGCTCTCCTGAGGGGGGATGCTGTCAGGATATTCGGGGATGGGAGGCAGACTAGGGACTTCGTTTACGTCGAGGACGTAGCTAGAGCTAACGTCATGGCCCTCCTATCCGGGGCTAAGGGTGTGTTCAACATAGGGACGGGGGTTGAGGTCTCGATCGGAGAGCTGTTAGATCTACTCTGCGAGACGATTGGGGTAAAAGCCCGCGATGTTAAGTACGAAGCCCCGAGGAAAGGCGATATCAGGAGAAGCAGGGCCTCCTACAAGGCGGCTAAGGAATCCTTGGGATGGGAACCGAGGGTTAGCCTGAGGGAGGGGCTCGAGAGGACCGTGAAGTGGTACATCGGCTTGAGATAG
- a CDS encoding PIN domain-containing protein, with protein MRLLPDTNVLIYDTVEDSEHHEEAARIIDEAGEVIIPSIVIHEYIWAMFKIAQVSPSFLVIKLREYLGDPKAVYVLESAEVLVSALKMLEADGESLREMNDYIILATALHYNLKLATFDRKLRIRALERGLGVVP; from the coding sequence GTGAGACTGCTTCCCGATACTAACGTCCTGATTTACGATACCGTAGAGGATAGTGAGCACCATGAGGAGGCTGCTAGAATCATCGACGAAGCCGGGGAGGTCATTATACCATCTATTGTGATTCACGAATATATTTGGGCCATGTTTAAGATCGCTCAAGTATCCCCTAGCTTCTTGGTGATCAAGCTCCGCGAGTACCTCGGAGATCCGAAAGCTGTGTATGTGCTCGAGTCCGCGGAAGTTCTGGTCAGTGCGTTAAAAATGCTGGAGGCGGATGGAGAAAGCTTGAGAGAAATGAATGACTACATAATTCTAGCTACAGCGCTCCATTACAACTTAAAGCTGGCTACATTTGACAGGAAGTTGAGGATAAGGGCTCTGGAGAGGGGGCTGGGGGTGGTTCCATGA
- a CDS encoding NAD-dependent epimerase/dehydratase family protein: protein MIVVTGGAGFIGSNLVVELLRRGSEVTVIDNFSTGSREVAGILEGMGARIVEGSSSRTVELDSLDAVLHLGIASSSPMYREDPGLVSSALGEFISLIELARKRGIRLIYASTSSIYNGNDPPHREDMPVKSTDLYTEARYFMERIASVYYDLYGVKSIGLRLFSVYGPNERPKGRYANVVSQMIWAGLEGRPFVIFGDGKQTRDFIHVRDVVRAFMIALESDVHGVFNVGTGRETSFRELASLIAERVSLSLEFIPNPIRNYVLRTCADTSLAESVLGFKAEVSLKRGIEELIEAYRRSEIVFGV from the coding sequence ATGATAGTGGTCACGGGAGGAGCGGGTTTCATAGGCAGCAACTTAGTGGTGGAGCTGCTGAGGAGGGGAAGCGAGGTCACGGTCATCGATAACTTCTCCACCGGATCTAGGGAGGTAGCTGGGATCCTCGAGGGGATGGGGGCGAGGATAGTGGAGGGCAGCTCCTCCAGGACGGTTGAGCTCGATAGCCTTGATGCTGTGCTCCACTTGGGCATAGCTTCCTCGAGCCCCATGTACAGGGAGGACCCGGGTCTGGTGAGCTCAGCCCTGGGCGAGTTCATTAGCCTGATTGAGCTAGCTAGGAAGAGGGGAATCAGACTCATCTACGCTTCCACATCCTCCATATACAACGGGAACGATCCCCCCCACAGGGAGGACATGCCGGTCAAATCCACCGACCTCTATACTGAGGCGAGGTACTTCATGGAGAGGATCGCGAGCGTATACTACGACCTATATGGGGTTAAATCCATAGGCCTCAGGTTGTTCAGCGTCTACGGGCCCAACGAGAGACCCAAGGGGAGGTACGCTAACGTGGTATCCCAGATGATATGGGCGGGGCTTGAGGGTAGGCCCTTCGTGATATTCGGAGATGGCAAGCAGACGAGGGACTTCATACACGTCAGGGACGTCGTCAGGGCCTTCATGATAGCTCTTGAGAGCGATGTTCATGGCGTGTTCAACGTTGGAACGGGGAGGGAGACGAGCTTCAGGGAGCTGGCCTCTCTGATAGCTGAGAGGGTATCCCTCAGCCTCGAGTTCATACCGAACCCGATAAGGAACTACGTCCTCAGGACGTGCGCTGACACATCGCTGGCTGAGAGCGTGCTCGGCTTCAAGGCCGAAGTTTCCCTAAAAAGGGGGATAGAGGAGCTAATAGAAGCTTACAGGAGAAGCGAGATAGTTTTCGGTGTGTGA
- a CDS encoding type II toxin-antitoxin system VapC family toxin, which yields MRIVLDTYGWVEIFIGSEGGERVRRIIEESEEVYTPTIVLAEVARKYLREGFGEDEILERLDVIDYSSEVVPIDKRIALEASKCYLELTERAKREKLRDPSLFDAIVLATARVLDAKLLSGDEHFKGMDEVIWVSESR from the coding sequence GTGAGGATAGTGCTTGATACTTACGGATGGGTGGAGATATTCATCGGGAGCGAGGGCGGTGAGAGGGTGAGGAGGATCATCGAGGAATCCGAGGAGGTGTACACGCCCACCATCGTTCTCGCTGAGGTAGCCAGGAAATACCTGAGGGAGGGATTTGGAGAGGACGAGATACTCGAACGCTTAGATGTGATAGATTATTCCTCGGAAGTAGTTCCCATAGACAAGAGGATAGCTCTAGAAGCCTCAAAGTGTTACTTAGAGTTAACGGAGAGAGCGAAGCGGGAGAAACTAAGGGATCCGAGCCTCTTCGATGCGATAGTCCTGGCCACCGCGAGGGTCCTCGACGCGAAACTGCTAAGCGGTGATGAACACTTCAAGGGGATGGATGAGGTGATATGGGTATCTGAGTCACGATGA
- a CDS encoding AbrB/MazE/SpoVT family DNA-binding domain-containing protein, whose product MVEEVVKVTRNYQVTIPASIRSITEIKEGDFVKIIYDEHEGAIKIFPLKRRRTTLRVGREISVEEIEEAIEGILSETASRY is encoded by the coding sequence ATGGTGGAAGAGGTAGTCAAGGTCACACGCAATTACCAGGTGACGATCCCGGCCTCCATTAGATCAATAACTGAGATTAAAGAAGGAGATTTTGTTAAAATTATTTATGATGAGCACGAGGGGGCCATTAAGATATTCCCTCTGAAGAGGAGGAGAACGACCCTACGAGTCGGCAGGGAGATCAGTGTTGAGGAGATCGAGGAAGCTATCGAGGGGATTTTGAGTGAGACTGCTTCCCGATACTAA
- a CDS encoding Lrp/AsnC family transcriptional regulator, whose product MSRLSGRGEFDDTDLEILRLMQRNARTPYSEIAKKLGIPEATVKYRVRKLIERGIVRGFYTLLDPDKVGFPFSLIILVDALPEELDEVFEHVRGMREAAHVFKVTGKYNIVAIFHARDMDHVSRISESVRSLRGVASAETLLVTGVVHMNLELPI is encoded by the coding sequence GTGAGTAGGTTGAGCGGAAGGGGCGAGTTCGATGACACGGATCTCGAGATACTTAGGTTGATGCAGAGGAATGCTAGGACCCCTTACTCCGAGATAGCGAAGAAACTCGGTATTCCTGAGGCTACCGTGAAGTACAGGGTCCGTAAATTGATAGAAAGAGGGATCGTAAGGGGGTTCTACACTCTCCTGGATCCAGATAAGGTCGGATTCCCCTTCTCGCTGATAATACTGGTTGACGCATTACCCGAAGAGCTAGATGAGGTCTTCGAACATGTCAGGGGTATGCGTGAAGCTGCCCACGTGTTCAAAGTGACTGGGAAGTACAACATAGTCGCGATATTTCACGCCAGGGACATGGACCACGTTTCTAGGATAAGTGAGAGCGTGCGTTCTCTTAGGGGAGTTGCCTCGGCTGAGACTCTGCTCGTCACTGGGGTAGTCCACATGAACCTGGAGCTCCCGATATGA